A single window of Synechococcus sp. C9 DNA harbors:
- a CDS encoding glycosyltransferase, translated as MWVWVMGVALLGWLGLWLGRGGFWRADQVLPPPSEPLTDCPGVAVLIPARNEANALPQTLPSLLQQQYGGAWEIWLIDDQSEDGTGAVAAQIAQALGGTERLHILTGRALPAGWSGKLWALEQGWQAVQAQAQTPDKFKYLLLTDADICHAPDSLAQLVTQAERQGLGLVSWMVRLRCESVWDCLLIPAFVFFFQKLYPFPWVNDPTKRTAAAAGGCILLAQTVLEQLGGFGSLQGALIDDCTLAQRVKGLGVPIWLGLTSSTFSVRPYGTLASTWGMVSRTAFTQLHYSPWLLLGTVLGMGLMYLFPPLGLGWGLVRGIPWLVAVTGLTWGLMGALYRPTLRWYNLPTVWGLTLPLAAGLYTLMTLDSAWQHWRGRGSAWKGRVYPKGS; from the coding sequence ATGTGGGTCTGGGTGATGGGTGTGGCGTTGCTGGGGTGGCTGGGGCTGTGGTTGGGACGGGGTGGGTTTTGGCGGGCGGACCAGGTGTTGCCCCCTCCGTCGGAACCGTTGACCGATTGCCCAGGGGTGGCGGTGCTGATCCCCGCACGCAATGAAGCCAACGCTTTACCCCAAACCTTGCCTTCTTTATTACAACAGCAGTATGGGGGGGCTTGGGAAATCTGGTTGATTGATGACCAAAGCGAGGATGGGACGGGGGCAGTGGCGGCGCAAATTGCCCAGGCGTTGGGGGGTACGGAACGATTACATATTCTCACGGGCAGGGCGTTACCGGCGGGCTGGTCGGGAAAACTCTGGGCATTGGAACAGGGCTGGCAAGCAGTACAAGCGCAGGCGCAAACACCGGATAAATTTAAGTATCTTTTACTAACGGATGCGGATATTTGCCATGCCCCGGACAGTCTGGCGCAGTTGGTCACCCAGGCGGAACGTCAAGGGTTGGGGCTGGTGTCCTGGATGGTGCGGTTGCGCTGTGAATCCGTTTGGGACTGCCTGCTGATTCCGGCGTTTGTGTTTTTTTTCCAGAAACTTTATCCCTTTCCCTGGGTGAATGACCCAACAAAACGGACGGCGGCGGCGGCGGGGGGCTGTATTTTGTTAGCCCAAACAGTGCTGGAACAACTGGGGGGCTTTGGCAGTTTGCAGGGGGCGTTGATTGACGATTGCACCCTGGCGCAACGGGTGAAGGGGTTGGGGGTGCCCATTTGGCTGGGGTTGACCAGTAGTACCTTCAGCGTGCGTCCCTACGGCACTTTGGCGAGTACCTGGGGCATGGTCAGCCGCACGGCGTTCACCCAATTGCACTATTCCCCCTGGCTGTTGCTGGGGACGGTGCTGGGGATGGGGTTGATGTACCTATTCCCCCCACTGGGATTGGGCTGGGGGCTGGTCCGGGGCATTCCCTGGCTGGTGGCGGTGACTGGCTTGACCTGGGGCTTGATGGGAGCTTTGTATCGTCCCACCTTACGTTGGTACAATTTACCGACAGTGTGGGGATTAACCCTACCCCTAGCCGCTGGACTTTATACGCTCATGACCCTGGATTCCGCCTGGCAACATTGGCGAGGACGGGGGTCAGCCTGGAAAGGGCGGGTCTATCCCAAGGGGAGTTGA
- a CDS encoding DUF1816 domain-containing protein: MRFQDSFRELFTSVLERVGLAWWVKIRTTRPACEYYFGPFATRQEAMMAQPGYLEDLMGEQAEGITWEICQARPQALTIENPPETAPAPANGLPPRPKEPQLPLG; this comes from the coding sequence ATGAGATTCCAAGATTCGTTTCGCGAATTGTTTACCTCGGTGTTGGAGCGGGTGGGGTTGGCTTGGTGGGTGAAGATTCGCACGACCCGCCCTGCCTGTGAATACTACTTTGGACCCTTTGCGACCCGACAGGAGGCGATGATGGCGCAACCGGGCTACCTCGAAGACCTAATGGGGGAACAGGCGGAGGGGATCACCTGGGAAATTTGTCAAGCCCGCCCCCAGGCGTTGACCATCGAAAACCCGCCGGAAACCGCCCCCGCCCCGGCGAATGGTCTGCCCCCCCGTCCCAAAGAGCCTCAACTCCCCTTGGGATAG
- the rlmB gene encoding 23S rRNA (guanosine(2251)-2'-O)-methyltransferase RlmB, whose product MPSPPRPRKRPVLSKKNLRPQPAPRLPRPVRKSAPQAPSALPADQELTPIPDPPDYIYGRHTVLTALEQKQTLNRIWIIPSLRYDHRFQTLLAQAQGQGTVIDQVDATRLDQLTQGARHQGVVAQVAPYRYWDLAQFLERLRPHPHPLVVVAEGIMDPQNLGAIIRTTEALGGQGLIIPQRRCVGVTSTVAKVATGALSHLPIVRVVNLTRTLEELKTAGFWSYALVPEATTRLEQVQFSGPVALVVGSEGTGLTLNLRRHCDVSLCIPLAGKTPSLNAAVACAIALYEVRRQHPPARLVDKISD is encoded by the coding sequence ATGCCTTCCCCGCCCCGCCCCCGGAAACGCCCTGTCCTGTCCAAAAAAAACCTGCGTCCCCAGCCCGCCCCCCGCCTGCCCCGTCCCGTGCGGAAATCAGCACCGCAAGCCCCATCGGCCCTCCCAGCCGACCAGGAATTGACCCCCATCCCCGACCCCCCGGACTATATCTATGGGCGGCATACCGTACTGACCGCTTTGGAACAAAAACAAACCCTGAATCGCATCTGGATCATTCCCTCCCTGCGCTATGACCATCGCTTCCAAACCCTTTTGGCGCAAGCTCAAGGGCAGGGCACGGTCATTGACCAGGTGGATGCCACCCGTCTGGATCAACTGACCCAAGGCGCCAGGCACCAAGGGGTGGTTGCCCAGGTCGCCCCCTATCGCTATTGGGATTTAGCCCAATTTCTGGAACGGCTCCGCCCCCATCCCCATCCCCTGGTGGTGGTCGCTGAAGGCATTATGGACCCGCAAAATTTGGGTGCCATCATCCGCACCACCGAAGCCCTGGGCGGCCAAGGGCTGATCATTCCCCAACGGCGGTGTGTGGGGGTCACCAGCACCGTAGCCAAAGTGGCAACCGGAGCCTTGAGCCATCTGCCCATCGTCCGGGTCGTCAACCTCACCCGCACCCTCGAAGAACTGAAAACCGCCGGGTTTTGGAGCTATGCCCTGGTACCCGAAGCCACCACCCGCCTGGAACAGGTGCAATTTTCCGGCCCGGTCGCCCTGGTCGTCGGCTCCGAAGGCACGGGTCTGACCCTCAACCTGCGCCGCCACTGTGACGTTTCCCTGTGCATCCCCCTCGCGGGCAAAACCCCTAGCCTCAACGCCGCCGTCGCCTGTGCCATTGCCCTCTACGAAGTGCGCCGCCAACACCCCCCCGCCCGGTTGGTGGACAAAATATCAGACTGA
- a CDS encoding CCA tRNA nucleotidyltransferase: MSDLHPFEPKTWPFHLTDLPPGGYLVGGAVRDGLLHRHKKHWDLDIILAVDVIPFAQKLAQKYHAGFVILDAERQIARLVFPELTLDLCQMYGEDITTDLSQRDFTINAIAWDYHTQELHDPHQGQNDLENQIIRMIQPQNLRHDPLRLLRAYRLAAQLNFTIESETHQTIKNLASLLINVAPERVQNELHLLFDTHRGSNHLIQASADGILTPWFPEIQPHWLHLLPRWDERLSAYPALAPQLERKIRQDRSVLHQLKLRCLLPEHRETAQQILTRLRYSRAEMQYIDKLIALWPVFELLITSPNPPIPAQFDLFQQAGQALPGLVAVALVHDYGWPVVAGWLERFTNPQDPIAHALPLVSGHDLMERLHLPPGPQVGQLLHWLALAHAEGRICTPTAALELAATLQGTTPAPSA, from the coding sequence ATGTCTGATCTGCATCCCTTTGAACCCAAAACGTGGCCTTTTCACCTCACTGATCTACCCCCAGGAGGCTATCTGGTGGGAGGGGCAGTCCGAGATGGCCTCTTGCACCGCCATAAAAAACACTGGGATTTGGATATTATTTTAGCCGTTGATGTGATTCCTTTCGCCCAGAAACTTGCCCAAAAATATCACGCTGGTTTTGTGATTTTAGATGCCGAACGTCAGATTGCTCGACTGGTTTTTCCAGAGTTAACATTAGATTTATGCCAAATGTATGGTGAGGATATTACTACGGATTTAAGTCAGCGGGATTTTACCATTAATGCTATTGCTTGGGATTATCACACCCAGGAACTCCATGATCCCCATCAGGGGCAAAACGACCTGGAAAATCAAATCATTCGCATGATCCAGCCGCAGAATTTACGCCATGACCCCCTACGATTATTGCGCGCCTATCGGTTGGCGGCACAACTAAACTTTACCATTGAATCTGAGACCCATCAAACCATTAAAAATTTAGCATCATTACTCATCAATGTTGCGCCGGAACGAGTTCAAAATGAATTACATTTATTATTCGATACCCATCGGGGGAGTAACCATTTAATCCAGGCTAGTGCGGACGGGATTTTAACCCCTTGGTTTCCCGAGATTCAACCCCATTGGTTGCACTTACTTCCCCGCTGGGATGAACGATTATCTGCTTATCCAGCACTGGCACCCCAATTAGAACGAAAAATACGCCAGGATCGTTCCGTCTTGCACCAACTCAAATTACGTTGTTTACTCCCAGAACATCGGGAAACTGCCCAGCAAATTTTGACCCGGTTGCGCTATAGCCGTGCAGAAATGCAATACATTGATAAATTGATTGCCCTTTGGCCCGTATTCGAGCTATTAATCACCTCGCCCAACCCACCGATCCCGGCGCAATTTGACCTGTTTCAACAGGCAGGGCAGGCACTCCCTGGATTGGTAGCGGTGGCATTAGTCCATGACTACGGCTGGCCGGTGGTGGCAGGTTGGCTGGAACGATTTACCAATCCCCAGGACCCCATTGCCCACGCCCTGCCCCTGGTCAGCGGCCATGATTTGATGGAACGGCTCCACCTGCCCCCGGGCCCCCAGGTCGGTCAACTCCTGCACTGGCTGGCGCTTGCCCATGCCGAAGGGCGAATTTGTACCCCCACAGCGGCTCTGGAATTGGCGGCAACACTCCAGGGAACCACCCCAGCCCCCTCTGCATAA
- the ybeY gene encoding rRNA maturation RNase YbeY has protein sequence MRGSLNANLRQPVVELELDLTWHQVDPTAWNLPWQGWLTNWLTALNPPPAPRYELGLRFTNDQEIQTLNRDYRGQDAPTDVLAFSALETGVPTAPDAPLFLGDIVISLPTAQRQATAGQVTQELAWLTAHGLLHLLGWDHPDDTRLAQMLTQQRRLLEQVGLTAPQPDRQETPPQSV, from the coding sequence ATGCGGGGATCATTGAACGCAAACCTTCGTCAGCCCGTGGTTGAACTGGAATTAGACCTAACCTGGCACCAAGTTGACCCGACCGCCTGGAATTTACCCTGGCAGGGATGGTTGACCAACTGGCTAACGGCGTTGAACCCACCCCCGGCCCCCCGCTACGAATTGGGCTTGCGGTTCACCAATGACCAGGAAATCCAAACCCTCAACCGGGATTATCGGGGTCAGGATGCGCCGACGGATGTTTTAGCGTTTAGTGCCTTGGAAACGGGGGTACCCACCGCCCCGGATGCGCCCCTATTTTTGGGGGATATTGTCATTTCCCTCCCGACGGCCCAACGCCAAGCTACGGCAGGGCAAGTGACCCAGGAATTGGCCTGGTTGACGGCCCACGGGTTATTGCACCTCCTGGGTTGGGATCATCCCGATGACACCCGGTTAGCCCAGATGTTAACCCAGCAACGGCGATTATTAGAACAGGTTGGCCTGACTGCCCCACAGCCCGACCGCCAGGAGACCCCCCCCCAAAGCGTGTAA
- the menA gene encoding 2-carboxy-1,4-naphthoquinone phytyltransferase: MTARADLWFQALNPLIYTAAVIPVLVGTAASYAEAPALVKTNIFLWVLAGVVLLQAWLNITNDVYDAATGVDVNKPSSLVNLTGQPMLLQIIAWSCLALGAMCIYIVNANLADNWILGISGLGIALGYCYQGPPFRFSYRGWGEPMTFVAFGPLATLAASYAQLGRFSLTAFWASLVVGCLVTGIIFAHHFPQAEDDARAGKRSPVVQWGGRRASRIYPWVVLPAYGVTLVGVGMGILPLTALLFWVSVPLAWRLVSFLWHHYEGPASGGAMPLAVGLHALGGGLLAVGLWGSQANLF; this comes from the coding sequence ATGACTGCCCGTGCTGACCTGTGGTTCCAAGCCCTGAATCCCCTGATTTATACCGCCGCCGTTATTCCCGTCCTCGTGGGGACAGCCGCCAGCTACGCCGAAGCCCCGGCATTGGTTAAAACAAATATTTTTCTCTGGGTTCTAGCGGGGGTCGTCCTACTGCAGGCTTGGTTGAATATCACCAATGATGTCTATGATGCGGCCACCGGGGTAGATGTGAACAAACCCTCGTCCCTGGTCAATCTGACGGGTCAACCCATGTTATTACAAATTATTGCGTGGTCGTGCTTGGCTTTGGGGGCGATGTGTATTTATATTGTCAATGCAAATTTGGCGGACAACTGGATTTTGGGAATTTCCGGGCTGGGGATTGCACTGGGGTATTGCTACCAGGGGCCACCCTTTCGCTTCAGCTATCGGGGCTGGGGGGAACCGATGACTTTTGTGGCTTTTGGTCCTCTGGCAACCCTAGCGGCCAGCTATGCCCAATTGGGACGGTTTAGCCTGACGGCATTCTGGGCTTCCCTGGTGGTGGGGTGCTTGGTGACGGGGATCATTTTTGCCCACCATTTTCCCCAGGCGGAGGATGATGCCCGGGCGGGGAAACGCTCCCCGGTGGTGCAATGGGGCGGCCGGCGAGCCAGTCGGATTTATCCCTGGGTGGTTTTGCCTGCCTATGGGGTGACGCTGGTGGGGGTAGGCATGGGCATTTTACCCCTGACGGCCTTGCTCTTTTGGGTCAGTGTTCCCCTAGCCTGGCGGTTGGTCAGCTTTTTGTGGCACCACTACGAAGGTCCAGCCAGCGGCGGAGCCATGCCCTTGGCGGTCGGGTTACACGCTTTGGGGGGGGGTCTCCTGGCGGTCGGGCTGTGGGGCAGTCAGGCCAACCTGTTCTAA
- a CDS encoding IS630 family transposase (programmed frameshift): protein MLTCTKPEMVALLGEFIRSTSDVRELKRALAVKMAIEGKPYSEIAELLEVYKSFITRWKQEFYEKGIEGLKLGYHGRKSHLLKEERQEIIDWLQTKGYWNLDELITHIDANYDVIYQSKQSYYDLFSEAGIAWKRSQKVNPKTELEVVKKKPEEIQEFIRVNQSEIRSGRLVVLFSDECHLCWGDVCGYVWGRSDIRIEIPIVNERNRQTYFGALNYPTKEFILREYDGANGASTIAFVKYLRSKFRGKRIGLIWDGATYHKSREIKEFFASVNQGKAENEWELTCILLAPNCLEPNPVEDVWLHGKNFLRNFWYRLQFFSTVKWLFNFALSHQKFAFPKIFYSHLGLLYGHSL, encoded by the exons ATGCTGACCTGTACAAAGCCAGAAATGGTTGCTCTTTTAGGGGAATTTATCCGCAGTACTTCTGATGTAAGGGAACTGAAACGCGCCTTGGCAGTCAAAATGGCTATAGAAGGTAAACCTTATAGTGAAATTGCCGAATTATTAGAAGTCTATAAGTCGTTTATTACTCGCTGGAAACAAGAGTTTTATGAAAAAGGAATTGAGGGACTTAAACTTGGTTATCATGGTAGAAAAAGCCACCTATTAAAAGAAGAAAGACAGGAAATAATTGACTGGCTACAAACAAAGGGGTACTGGAATTTAGATGAACTAATAACTCATATTGACGCGAATTATGATGTAATTTATCAATCTAAACAAAGTTATTATGACTTGTTTTCAGAAGCAGGAATTGCCTGGAAGAGGTCTCAGAAAGTAAACCCCAAAACCGAGCTAGAAGTCGTAAAAAA AAAACCAGAAGAAATTCAAGAATTTATACGAGTCAATCAGTCTGAAATCCGGTCAGGACGGTTGGTAGTTCTATTTTCAGATGAGTGTCATTTGTGTTGGGGCGATGTTTGTGGTTATGTGTGGGGGCGGTCAGATATTAGGATAGAAATTCCTATCGTAAATGAACGCAATAGACAAACTTATTTTGGAGCTTTAAACTATCCGACAAAAGAATTTATTCTCCGGGAATATGATGGTGCGAATGGAGCAAGTACTATCGCCTTTGTGAAGTACCTGAGAAGTAAGTTTCGTGGGAAAAGGATTGGGTTAATTTGGGATGGAGCCACCTATCACAAATCACGGGAGATAAAAGAATTTTTTGCCTCAGTAAACCAAGGCAAAGCAGAAAATGAGTGGGAGTTGACTTGTATTTTACTTGCACCAAATTGTCTTGAGCCAAACCCTGTTGAAGATGTGTGGTTACATGGCAAGAATTTTTTGAGAAATTTTTGGTACCGACTCCAATTTTTTTCCACTGTCAAATGGCTATTTAATTTTGCTTTAAGTCATCAGAAATTTGCTTTCCCTAAAATATTCTATTCTCATTTAGGATTGCTATATGGTCATTCTCTGTAG
- a CDS encoding LysR family transcriptional regulator, with protein MTELPFTLDQLRILKAIAAEGSFKRAADTLYVSQPAVSLQVQNLERQLNVPLFDRGGRRAQLTEAGHLLLHYGDKILALCEETCRALEDLQNLQGGTLIVGASQTTGTYLMPRLIGIFRQRYPQVSVRLQVHSTRRTCWSVANGQLDLAIIGGEVPPELQDSLDVRAFAEDELVLILPPKHLLSRGDVITRDELYQLRFITLDAQSTIRKVIDKILSQYGIDTSRFRVEMELNSIEAIKNAVQSGLGAAFVSNSAISKELELGTLQRVRIENISIRRILWLILNPNRYQSRAAETFTREVLPLFPNLLPDALKIPVGVES; from the coding sequence ATGACTGAATTACCCTTTACTTTGGACCAACTCCGCATCCTCAAGGCGATTGCCGCCGAAGGGAGCTTCAAACGGGCCGCCGACACGCTCTATGTGTCCCAACCGGCGGTGAGTTTGCAGGTGCAAAATTTGGAGCGGCAGTTGAATGTGCCCCTGTTTGACCGGGGGGGACGGCGGGCGCAACTGACGGAGGCGGGGCATTTACTCCTGCACTACGGGGATAAAATTCTCGCTCTGTGCGAGGAAACCTGTCGGGCGTTGGAGGATTTGCAAAACCTGCAAGGGGGGACTTTAATCGTGGGGGCATCCCAGACCACGGGCACCTATCTCATGCCCCGGTTGATCGGTATTTTTCGCCAGCGGTATCCCCAGGTGTCGGTGCGACTGCAGGTGCATTCCACCCGGCGTACCTGTTGGAGTGTGGCGAATGGGCAATTGGATTTGGCGATTATTGGCGGCGAAGTGCCCCCGGAATTGCAGGATTCCCTGGACGTGCGCGCCTTTGCGGAGGATGAATTGGTATTGATTTTGCCCCCAAAACATCTGCTCAGTCGGGGGGATGTGATCACCCGGGACGAACTGTACCAACTGCGTTTTATCACCCTGGATGCCCAGTCCACCATCCGCAAGGTGATTGATAAAATCCTCAGCCAGTACGGTATTGATACCAGCCGGTTTCGAGTGGAGATGGAATTAAATTCGATTGAGGCAATTAAAAATGCGGTGCAATCCGGGTTGGGAGCGGCTTTTGTCTCAAACTCAGCCATTAGCAAAGAATTAGAACTAGGAACATTACAACGGGTACGGATTGAAAACATTAGCATCCGCCGGATTCTTTGGTTAATTCTTAATCCCAATCGCTACCAATCCCGTGCCGCCGAAACCTTTACCCGTGAGGTGCTGCCCCTCTTTCCCAATTTGCTCCCGGATGCTTTGAAAATTCCCGTTGGCGTGGAATCCTAA
- a CDS encoding isoprenyl transferase, translated as MTHSQPSTATHPLRTLPADLDPQRLPQHVAVIMDGNGRWARQRHLPRVMGHQQGVETLKELLRCCRDWGIPHLTCYAFSTENWGRPGLEVEFLLTLFERVLRQELQELIREQVRIEFVGQLQALPQSLQTQISEAVALTRHHQRVWLTVATNYGGRQEIVRACQALAQQVQRGELAPEDIDETRFAQQLYTSSSPDPDLLIRTSGEMRLSNFLLWQIAYAELYVTETLWPDFDRASFHQALVAFQQRQRRFGRL; from the coding sequence ATGACCCATTCCCAACCCAGCACCGCTACCCACCCTCTGCGGACCTTGCCTGCGGATTTAGACCCCCAGCGTTTGCCCCAGCACGTGGCGGTGATCATGGACGGCAATGGGCGGTGGGCCCGGCAACGGCATTTACCCCGGGTCATGGGGCATCAACAGGGGGTGGAAACCCTCAAGGAACTTTTGCGCTGTTGTCGGGATTGGGGGATTCCCCACCTGACCTGCTACGCCTTTTCCACAGAAAACTGGGGGCGACCGGGCTTGGAGGTGGAATTTTTGCTCACCCTATTTGAGCGGGTACTGCGCCAGGAATTGCAGGAGTTGATCCGGGAGCAGGTGCGGATTGAATTTGTGGGGCAGTTGCAGGCGCTTCCCCAAAGTTTGCAGACCCAAATCAGCGAAGCGGTGGCGTTGACCCGACATCACCAGCGGGTGTGGTTGACCGTAGCGACCAATTACGGCGGGCGGCAGGAGATCGTGCGTGCCTGTCAAGCCCTAGCGCAACAGGTGCAACGGGGGGAACTGGCACCGGAAGACATTGACGAAACCCGGTTTGCCCAGCAGTTGTACACGTCATCGAGTCCCGACCCGGATTTGTTGATCCGCACCAGCGGTGAGATGCGCCTGAGTAATTTTCTGCTGTGGCAGATTGCCTACGCCGAGTTGTACGTCACGGAGACCCTCTGGCCGGATTTTGACCGGGCGAGTTTTCACCAAGCCCTCGTCGCTTTTCAGCAACGGCAACGGCGATTTGGGCGTTTATGA
- a CDS encoding DNA integrity scanning protein DisA nucleotide-binding domain protein, whose protein sequence is MSEPWDALLVVGVLVCLPLLLGWRGLAVALVAGLALWAEAHHLPWTAQGLGLGAILVGVLPRWRWGRTDWQPPAQDTGVILKVVTECTQRRWGALVVWLAPSADMPHTLPGVKLQAQLSAELLLSLLSPLSPLHDGAVVVRSGMVLAAGVIVPISTAPMALGLGTRHRAALGVTEYQPDGLAIVVSEETGQVALARRGQLLTNLTLEQLREQLERGKNRL, encoded by the coding sequence ATGAGCGAACCCTGGGATGCCCTGCTGGTGGTGGGGGTGTTGGTCTGTCTGCCCTTGTTGTTGGGGTGGCGGGGGCTGGCTGTAGCCCTGGTGGCGGGACTAGCTCTATGGGCGGAGGCGCACCATCTGCCCTGGACCGCCCAGGGGTTGGGGTTGGGGGCAATCCTGGTGGGGGTACTCCCCCGGTGGCGGTGGGGACGAACGGATTGGCAACCGCCTGCGCAGGATACGGGGGTGATTCTCAAGGTGGTTACCGAATGTACGCAAAGACGGTGGGGCGCGTTGGTGGTGTGGCTGGCTCCCTCAGCGGATATGCCCCATACCCTGCCCGGCGTGAAACTCCAGGCGCAACTTTCGGCGGAACTCCTACTCAGTTTGCTCTCTCCCCTCAGCCCACTCCACGATGGGGCAGTGGTGGTACGCAGTGGCATGGTGCTAGCCGCCGGGGTGATTGTCCCCATCTCGACCGCACCAATGGCTCTGGGCTTGGGCACCCGTCATCGAGCCGCCCTAGGGGTAACGGAATACCAACCGGACGGGCTGGCAATTGTGGTATCTGAAGAAACCGGGCAGGTCGCCCTAGCGCGCCGGGGTCAACTCTTGACCAATCTCACCCTGGAGCAACTGCGGGAACAACTGGAACGGGGGAAAAATCGCCTATGA
- a CDS encoding alpha/beta hydrolase: protein MLGVTLRRGLVGAVLAWGLWALPSWAADQIMVKFGPISTPVTVNDLQTLATTGQASERLTSLLGLAGIQAADAQKFLSTPVPVQPATLDKIVNSFVGNIILSQVATFIQPVNGGDGVAAIKTGLSQSAQNNPITLINLIKNYPGDMTVDAQKAMAIYKQIQADAQNLPQVLAAVDELLPLVMPGFKFSAGCLPR, encoded by the coding sequence ATGCTGGGAGTAACCCTGCGGCGTGGTTTGGTGGGTGCGGTCTTGGCTTGGGGGTTATGGGCGTTACCCAGTTGGGCGGCGGATCAGATCATGGTGAAATTTGGTCCGATTAGTACCCCAGTGACCGTGAATGACCTACAAACCTTGGCGACGACGGGACAAGCTTCGGAACGCCTGACCAGCTTGTTGGGGTTAGCTGGGATACAAGCCGCCGATGCCCAGAAATTTTTGTCCACCCCCGTACCGGTGCAACCAGCCACCCTAGATAAAATAGTCAATAGTTTTGTGGGGAACATCATTCTCAGCCAAGTGGCGACTTTTATCCAACCGGTGAATGGGGGCGACGGGGTGGCGGCGATCAAAACGGGGTTGAGTCAGTCCGCCCAGAATAATCCCATCACCCTCATCAATTTGATCAAAAACTACCCCGGTGATATGACCGTGGATGCCCAAAAGGCAATGGCGATCTATAAGCAAATCCAGGCGGATGCCCAAAATTTACCCCAGGTATTGGCGGCTGTGGATGAACTTCTTCCCCTGGTCATGCCGGGATTTAAGTTCAGTGCGGGTTGTTTGCCCCGTTAG